In Sphingobacterium sp. SYP-B4668, the sequence GATAAGAATTATTACCATACCAAATCATTCTATACACCTTATACCCTTTGGACGGCAGATGCCAGCAATGCAACCCCTACTTTGTATGAGACGGCATCACCATATGGTACATTGGCCATGCTTAGTGAAAGCTATACGCAGTCCAGACGATGGACCATGCAGGAGTTTATTAACTACAAACAGACTTTTAATACGAAACATTCTGTTGATGCATTAATAGTAGCCGAGCAATCTAGTTACAATAATACTGGACTAGGGGCGTCTGCCCAAAACTTTGATCTTACGGATTTAGATCAATTTGGATTTGCGAAAGACAACCCCAATAAGCCTACTGGTAGCGACAATACTGCTAATAGACTGGGCTATGTAGGACGGGTAAACTATACCTATGATAATCGTTACCTAGCTGAATTCTCTGGCCGTGTCGATGCGTCAACCAATTTTCCGGCCAATAATAGATACGGGTTCTTTCCTTCGTTTTCCGCGGGCTGGCGTATTTCGGAAGAAGGATTCTTTAAAAGGCTAAATACCGCCGTATCTAGCTTAAAGCTTACAGCATCCTATGGTGTATTGGGTAATGATGTCACTGGAGGCGCTTATCAGTATCTACGTTTTATGACGCTTTCTGGTGCACCGGTAGCTCACTTGGGCGGGGCGAATGTGAACGGCATGCTGCCGACTTCATATCCGAATACAGATTTAACCTGGGAAAAAGCCCAATCTACCAATATAGGTTTGAACATAGCGCTATGGAACGGGTTGTTAAGTGCCGACTTCAACGGATTCTATAAGTTGACAACGGATATTCTGACCAGTGTCAGCAATACGTACCCACCTTCAATAGGAGGGTATTTTCCAACAACTGTAAATTCGGGTAAAGTTGATAATCGCGGATTTGAACTGGAACTGCATCACCGGAACCAAATAAATGATTTTAAATATTCAATAACCGGAGCGGTAAGTTGGGCACATAACCGGATTTTGAGCATGGACCAATCTATCGATATTCCAGAATATCAAAGCCTTATTGGGCAATCCATCGGCGCTAAAACAGGCTTGTTTGCAGAAGGCTTGTTTCAAAGTGATGCCGAGGCGAAGTTGTCACCGGTCGTAAATACCTCAGCCAGGGCGGGAGATATTAAGTATAGGGATATAAATGGTGATGGAAAGATAACCTATGAACAGGATGTCGCAGTCATTGGTCGTAGCCACGTACCCGAGTTAAACTATAGTTTCAACTTCAATTCAAGTTATAAGAACTTCGATGTCTCTTTCCTCATTCAAGGGGTTGGAATAAGCGACAATGCCTTAATGGGATATTATGATGGGATCGGCTGGGATGATACGCAGTTTACGCGTACCTTCTATGGAAGGAGTAATACACCTAAATATTTGGTGGCAGATTCATGGACCCCTGATAATCCTTTAGGCAAATATCCAAGGTTAGATAACCAATGGCGGCCAAATAATAATTGGGCGTCATCTATGTGGATTGTGAGTGGAGCGTATTTACGTTTAAAAAATGTGCAGTTGGCCTATAACCTACCCAAATCAATAGGAGGACGATGGGGACTGTCCAATGCCAAGATATATCTGGCGGGAATGAATCTGCTGACGTTTTCAGAGTTTAAATACCTAGATCCCGAAGCACCTAGTGTCAGCAACGGATATTATCCACAACAGAAGACGTACAGCATGGGGCTGTCCGTTACTTTCTAAATACCTTGTAAAACGACAAATAATATTAGGATGAAAAAATATAGTATTTATTTAATCACGATAACGGTAATGTTATTGGGGACCTCATGTAATGATTTTCTCTTACCTGAACCGACCGATAGATATTCTGAAAACGTTGCATTCAGTAGCGAAACCAACGCGAAGTTATACGTCAATTCATTTTACCCCATCCTCAACCACTACGGCTTGTTTGGGAGCGCTTATATAGGTGGAAATATGTATACGGATGGATTGACCGATATCATGAAAACGGCGGGAAGTACCATCGGGTCGAATGGGGCAAGCGCCAACATCTATGCTACGAATCCAAGCTTAATTACCCCAGACCAAAATTCGTTGGATATCTGGAGTAATGCCTATTACTATATCCGGTTAATCAATGAATTTTTGACGGGATTGGAGAAGAGCAGCCTGCCGGCTACTGCTAAAACCAATTTATCAGCAGAGGCTAGGTTTTTTAGGGGTTATCTCTACTTTTTATTGATGAGAAACCATGGAAGTGTGATTGCGCTGACGGAGCTTACAACGACACCGAACAATCCACGAACTACAGAAGCGGAGGGATGGGATGTCGTGCAAGCAGATTTGGATTACGCTGCTAAAAATCTACAAGCAGTAGCAACGGATGTCGGACGTATTACCAAAGGGGCTGCTTATGCTATGCAATCGAGAGCGATGCTGTATGCGCAAAGATGGCAAGCAGCCTATGACGCAGCTGTCGAAGTGGAAGAATTAGATACCTATTCCCTTAATCCGGCTTATCAAAGTGCGTTTGGCTCATACTTTAATGGGAATAAAGAAGCTATACTTGAATTTCGATATAGTTTTCCTCAGCTAACCCACTCATTTGATGCTATTGTTAGTCCTGGTGGGGACGACAATTTATATCAATTTGGAGGAGATGTACAGCCTACTCAAGAATTAGTTGAACTGTATGAAAAAGCAGGTGGGGGGAAGGTCAACTGGGATGCATGGCATGGCGACATCATTGCAAGTACACCACCTTGGGCAACACTTGAACCACGTTTTCATGCGACTGTATTATACAATGGCGCTACTTGGAAGGGTCGGACGATAGAAACATTTGTCAACGGGCGTGATGGATGGACAGCCTATCCACCGGCTGGGGGGAGTAATAGAGGAGCCTCGGTAACGGGATATTTTCTTCGAAAAAATCTTGATGAAGGCCACGCCGATCTTGTGAATATAGCAAGTGCACAAACCTTGGTAGAGATACGACTGGCAGAAGTATATCTGAACTTCGCTGAGGCTGCCTACCATCTGGACAAAATAACGGATGCTAACAAAGCCTTGAAAGAAGTGCGAGGACGTGTGGGATTACCTGAATTGAACCTAAGTGGGGCGAGCTTACTTGCTCAAATAAAAAAGGAGCGTACAATAGAGTTGGCAGGTGAAGGACAGCATTATTGGGACTTAAGAAGGTGGAAGGATGCCGAAAGTACGCTTACGGGTAAGTATGTGCATGGCATAAAGATAACAGGCGAGGCCAATTCATTCCGATATACATATATACGTTGTGACGACACACCGCGTCAATTCCCGGCTAAACTTTATTCATTCCCAATACAGTCATCCGAATTAATAAATAATCCGGCTTGTAAACAAATTCAAGGTTGGTGAGACCAAACACTCATCAGCTCCTGACAAAAAAGTAAACAGATGAAGAAAATAATAAACCCCATATTCATAGCAGTGTGCGTAATAATGGGGGCATCTTGCGCAAAGATAGATTCTCAATTTTTGGAAAAAAGCCAAGCAAAGACCTTGACTACCGTACAGGTTAATTTTACGGATGGTACAGGAGGATTCAAGCCACTAGAGCCTGAACCTTATAGTAGTGATCTTACTATTGAAATACCATGGTATTATCCCGAGGGCTCTTATACTGAAACATCCCTAGACAGTCTGATTATCACTGGAAGTATACCTAATAGTGCTTATATGATGCCTTCCTTTGGTTTGGTCAATCTTTCCGTTCCCAAAACATTTGCATTAAAGGCTCAAAACGGAGAAACACAGACTTATAAAATCACGGCTATACGGAAAAGAAGCAGTAAAGCTGATATCATTTCGTTCAAGTTGGCAGAAGCCGAGATAATGGGAGTGGTCGTAAATGATAAGGTGATGATTCCCTATTCTAATGTCGATATAACCAATCAAACCGCAACAATCGAACTATCTCATTATGCTAAGATATCTCCAGATCCCGCTGTCGTACGCGATTATAGTCAACCTGTTGTCTACACGGTAACAGCAGATGACGGAACGATCAAAAAATATACGGTTGAAATTGGAACACCTGTCAAATTGCCTAAGGGATTTGGTACGGTAAGGAAACTCTGGACGAAGTCATCCGGCGATTTGGGATTTGAGGATTACCGTCAAATATCCATTGCGACTAGTGGTGATTACTTTGTTCTCCCGACTTCGAATGAGTGGTTTGGTGGCTCTAATATTAAATATTATAACCGTAAAACAGGAACGATAGCGGGTAATTTGAATGTTAGTGGAGCAAATGGTATTTACGCTGTGGCCAATGATGTCAATGGTAAAATTATAGGCATCAATAACTTGTATGCCGGCAATAACGTTGGGCTTTATGTTTGGGACGATGTGACTGCAACGCCTAGATTATTAGCCCGTACAACAGACTGGAGTAGCGTGGGTAGTACGTTCTACGGTAGAAAATTGGCAGTGTATGGTGATTTAAATAGCAATGCCATTATTATGACCACTACAGATGGTAGCACAATAGGCTCAGCCAATAACGTATTGAAATGGACGATAAAGGACGGCGCCCTCGTGTCGCAAAATCCAGAAGTGATGACCTATCCAAAACCGTATGGGTATGTTGCCAAGGCGGTGCCAACGGGACCACTACCTACGGATGACTTTTATTTCAGCTCAAATTCCCCAGCTTTCATCAATTATACAAATTGGGCGTCAAAATCTATCCAATATGCTTTCAGCAGTGATTACATCACCGCTGCGAGGGGCTATATATCTGGTATGACGTATTTTGAATTTAATAATGCCAAGTACGCAGCTGTAATAGATGCAAGTGCTTATAGTAGTGCTTTGCATATCTTTGACGTTACCGATCCTTCGAAGATATCAACATCACCGTCGAGTAGTGACTATGCCGCTTTCCACGCATTTGATGGGTCTGCTGAATATGTTGCCAGTCCTTCACCAAACTTGAATGTGACAGGGGATGTTGCTGTAGGGGCTGTGTCTTCTGATGGCTATACGATGACCGTGTATTTTTTGGTGACAAACGGAGGGGTTGTGGCATACGAACTTAATTGTATTGATTTAAACGCATTTTAATGAAACAAGCAGATGGAGGAACCTAGATTACCTCATCTGCTTGTATAACTATTTTATACTTAAGGATATGAATATTAAACAATTATTAAACTACGCAGGTATCCTCGCTCTGTGTTGTATTTTGGCCTTTTCTTGTGAACGTACACAGGGAGACCTATTGCCTCCTGCAAAAAAGCCTGTCACACCAGTCGATCCTGGTGCTGGCAATGAAGTGATTAAGGAGTTGTTTGAAAAAGCTCCCGTGGTGGTGTGGATTGAAGCTGCCGCTAATTTTTCAAGATTGGGGACGGCCGAGAGAATGGCTACCGTTTTTCAAAAACTGTCCGATATAGGCGTTAAGGGAATAGTGGTTGACGTCAAAGGTATACCGGGATTAGTCAACTACGATTCGAAGATAGCTACACAACTAAAGACTTGGAATGGCTATACGCAAAAAGCAGAATTTGACTATTTGCAGAATGCCATTGTGGAGGGGCGAAAGAAGGGATTAAAAGTCTTTGTGTCTATGAGCGTATTTGCCGAAGGTATGAACTATTATGGCACTCCTATGGGAAAAGTATATACGGATAATGCTTTTTCAGATATTCAGGCTCAGGTAATGACGGTGACGGGTGAAGTCAAGAAAATAACGGATGTACACGCATATGGTTTGTTAAATCCGTTACAGCCATTGGCGCAAAATTATGAGCTTTCTCTTATCAAGGAAGTCATCTCGAACTATGATGTAGATGGTTTTGTATTGGATTATTGCCGTTATTATGATATCAGCGCTGATTTTTCGGATTATTCCATCGAAGGTTTTAGAAAATGGGCAAAATTGCCATCTGTCTCGAGGACAGATATTGTCCAGCAGTGGGGAGTAACAAACGGGGCAGTCACTCCCCAGAAAACAGGACCATTATTTAATAGCTGGTTGGAGTTCCGTGCGCAGACGATACGAGATTTTGTAAGTAAGGCAGGGGGAATGGTTAAAGAAGTAAAGCCTAATTTAGCCTTTTGTTCCTACGCAGGTTCGTGGTATGATTCATATTATGGAGTTGGGGTAAATTGGGCGAGTAATACATACGATCCTTCATCCGATGGCTTTAATTGGGCGACGCCTACGTATAAAAATACTGGCTATGCCGAACTGCTGGATATGTTTATGACGGGCAATTATACTGCGGCTTTGACAGGACCGGGGTGGTGGACGGTCCAAGGACAGATAAATGGTGCTAATAAGGTGTTGAAGGGTGCTAATATCCACTACGGTGCAATAGATATAGGTAATACGCAATGGGTAAATTTGCAAAACGTGAAGGATGCTATAAAAATGATTAGGCAACAAACCAAAGGTATTATGTTGTTTGATTTGGTCCATATCGACGATCCGACGACCAATCAGTTTAATATGCAACTTTATGACGAATTAAAAGCGTCCTTGGAATAATCCTTTTGGCCCGTTGTACCATGTATAATACAGCAGCGGCAGCTGATAAGGTCGCATATAATAGAGCAGCCTCACTTACACAAGTGAGGCTGTTCTATTATAGATATTTGTCTCTCGATATTTTAAGCTAAATTATCCTTGGATGCTGTACGATTTAAAAAATGACCCTAAGGAACAAACCGACGTTGCTTCCCAACATCCGGCTGTACTTCAAGTATTGGATGATATCGTCAAGCGTGAACATCAAAATGCGCATATCCGTGAGTGGGAATTTATTAATAGTAAGATGCCAATTAAATAGGGAAGCGTTGCGTACGTAGATGAATAATTGCTAGAAGCGATGATTTGTAAATATCTAATATTTTAGCTAGGTTTATAAGTAGTATGGGTTCACGAAATAATTATAGGTGTATGAAAATCAGGATCTTTGCAACAGTGTTGGGCGCCACATTAATAGGCGTATCATGTCAGTCTAATAGTAACTCAGGGTCATCCACGGAGCAGGATAGTACGGCGGTGGATTCTTTGGCGGAGACCCCATACCAAGGTGGTGTGGAGATACCATTTACAGAAGCACAACGATACTTTGTCAATAATACGTACAACAATACGGAGATCGATGAGCTTAAAATCGATACACAGGAGGAATTTGATCGTATCTTTGGTATGGCTGCTGTAATGGGGGAAGATAGAACGCCAACTTCTATTGATTTTGCCAAGGAATATGTGCTGGCTATAATTGGAAAGGTGACTGATAAAAAGACTGTTATAAAAGCTGATCACCTTTGGCAACAGGGAGCGGATATCGTGCTGGATTATCATATTGAAGAGGGCGATAAGTTGTCTTATACGCTGCACCCTTCGCTATTGGTCGTCGTGAATCGGCAGTATGCAGGGAATACGGTCTTTAAAAGGCGATAGTTCAGATCATTGTTCTATAGACAAAAGCTTATTGCGCACCAATAAGGCGCCACCGATAAGGCCCGCTTCTTCCCCAAGGCTGGACATCTTGAACTGTGTATCTCCGTTGACCAAATTGGGTGAAAACTTATTGATAGCCGATAGAATGGGGAGGAGTACGATTGGACCTGAAAGGGCGACCCTACCCCCGAGGACTACAAGCTCCGGATTGAATATGTTGAGTAAGATAGCAAGACCTTTGCCTATTCGCTCCCCAGCTTTGGAAATAAGGTCTATTGCCAGCATGTCGTCGTGTAATGCGGCGTCTATAATATGGACCAGTTTGATATCTTCAACATGATGTATATGATCGGTGAGGATAGTGGTTGTACCCTGTCGTATAGCGTGCTTGGTCTGTTGTATCAGCGTGAGTCCAGATGCTTCAGTCTCTAGGCAGCCCTTTTTTCCGCAATGGCATAAGATATCGTTGTGTAAAATAGGCATGTGCCCAAATTCGCCTGCGAAACCCGACTTGCCAGAGTAAAGGATACCATCTATAATAATTCCCATCCCTATCCCCTCATCTAGGTTGATGAAGAGTACGTTTTTCTCTTCTTCGATAACTCCTTTTGCATATTCGCCATATGCCATGGCACGGGTATCATTTTCGATAAATACAGGAATTTGAAATCTGCTTTCTAATACCTCGCTCAAGGGTTGGTTTTCAAAATTAAAGTAGGTATAACTGTTTCCTGATTTTTGATTGATACGGCCGATAAGATTGAGTCCCATACCTATTGTTTTGGTACGGTCAAAATCTGGGATAGACAGGAATTCTTCGATGATAGAGCAGAGTCTTTCAAAACATTCGTCGGTGTTTTCCAGTGTAAATGGAATGTCACGCTGGGTATGGATGGGTTCCTCCAGAAAATTGACAATGGCGATATTGATATGTTGGCGAGTCGCTTCTACAGAGAGGAAGTAGGCACAGTCTGGGTTCAAACCATAGATATTCGGCTTACGGCCTACACCATTGAGTATTTTTCCGTGATCCAGTATGATGCCCTCATGAATGAGCTCATTGACAGTCTCGTTGATTTTGGGGATACTGGTCTTGGTGTGTTGGGAGAGCTCGGCAATAGTAGCTCTTTCTTTTTTTATTAAATAGAAAATTATA encodes:
- a CDS encoding alpha amylase family protein, which translates into the protein MNIKQLLNYAGILALCCILAFSCERTQGDLLPPAKKPVTPVDPGAGNEVIKELFEKAPVVVWIEAAANFSRLGTAERMATVFQKLSDIGVKGIVVDVKGIPGLVNYDSKIATQLKTWNGYTQKAEFDYLQNAIVEGRKKGLKVFVSMSVFAEGMNYYGTPMGKVYTDNAFSDIQAQVMTVTGEVKKITDVHAYGLLNPLQPLAQNYELSLIKEVISNYDVDGFVLDYCRYYDISADFSDYSIEGFRKWAKLPSVSRTDIVQQWGVTNGAVTPQKTGPLFNSWLEFRAQTIRDFVSKAGGMVKEVKPNLAFCSYAGSWYDSYYGVGVNWASNTYDPSSDGFNWATPTYKNTGYAELLDMFMTGNYTAALTGPGWWTVQGQINGANKVLKGANIHYGAIDIGNTQWVNLQNVKDAIKMIRQQTKGIMLFDLVHIDDPTTNQFNMQLYDELKASLE
- a CDS encoding DUF5018 domain-containing protein, which translates into the protein MKKIINPIFIAVCVIMGASCAKIDSQFLEKSQAKTLTTVQVNFTDGTGGFKPLEPEPYSSDLTIEIPWYYPEGSYTETSLDSLIITGSIPNSAYMMPSFGLVNLSVPKTFALKAQNGETQTYKITAIRKRSSKADIISFKLAEAEIMGVVVNDKVMIPYSNVDITNQTATIELSHYAKISPDPAVVRDYSQPVVYTVTADDGTIKKYTVEIGTPVKLPKGFGTVRKLWTKSSGDLGFEDYRQISIATSGDYFVLPTSNEWFGGSNIKYYNRKTGTIAGNLNVSGANGIYAVANDVNGKIIGINNLYAGNNVGLYVWDDVTATPRLLARTTDWSSVGSTFYGRKLAVYGDLNSNAIIMTTTDGSTIGSANNVLKWTIKDGALVSQNPEVMTYPKPYGYVAKAVPTGPLPTDDFYFSSNSPAFINYTNWASKSIQYAFSSDYITAARGYISGMTYFEFNNAKYAAVIDASAYSSALHIFDVTDPSKISTSPSSSDYAAFHAFDGSAEYVASPSPNLNVTGDVAVGAVSSDGYTMTVYFLVTNGGVVAYELNCIDLNAF
- a CDS encoding TonB-dependent receptor — translated: MKITSNYEREGDPIRTSLLKFLIVMKLITLFMVATLCQVHAHTHAQMLTLKGRNTKLTDVLKEIKKQTKYDVISETGVVSTLRVPELNLNNVPLDKGLNSILTPLSLTFVIEQNAVIIKRAPIWTTKEAPIIEAQKNIKGKVVDSKGIALAGATVSVKGGTSMSTDENGDFQMNVTTGDVLTVELMGFEVQTQTIGAQGYYTITMKEKVDALDEVVVVGYGTQKRASLLGSVASVQAEQLSKVPVTNLSQALVGRLPGLVTTQSSGLPGSDQVDLYIRGFNSLNRNSPLILVDGVERSFNNLDPAEIESVTILKDAASAAVYGVRGATGVILVTTKRGAEGKPSLTYSASYTLSSNTRMPEYLNGREFVSWYNYADEINGRGPTFPDAVVDKVFNGDPEGVYGNTNWTNEILKSTTPTTQHNVTLRGGQSAVKYFASLGYLNQQGIIKGVDFKRYNLRTNIDATVTKDLSVSLDVAGNVSAANSPQISNFTGNGNSVGTNLMNQIISAHPYIQTVLPDGRYLSSSLLPGNNPLAARDLSGYNDNDNTGIQSSLTLNYNAPFLKGLSFKAVGSFDKNYYHTKSFYTPYTLWTADASNATPTLYETASPYGTLAMLSESYTQSRRWTMQEFINYKQTFNTKHSVDALIVAEQSSYNNTGLGASAQNFDLTDLDQFGFAKDNPNKPTGSDNTANRLGYVGRVNYTYDNRYLAEFSGRVDASTNFPANNRYGFFPSFSAGWRISEEGFFKRLNTAVSSLKLTASYGVLGNDVTGGAYQYLRFMTLSGAPVAHLGGANVNGMLPTSYPNTDLTWEKAQSTNIGLNIALWNGLLSADFNGFYKLTTDILTSVSNTYPPSIGGYFPTTVNSGKVDNRGFELELHHRNQINDFKYSITGAVSWAHNRILSMDQSIDIPEYQSLIGQSIGAKTGLFAEGLFQSDAEAKLSPVVNTSARAGDIKYRDINGDGKITYEQDVAVIGRSHVPELNYSFNFNSSYKNFDVSFLIQGVGISDNALMGYYDGIGWDDTQFTRTFYGRSNTPKYLVADSWTPDNPLGKYPRLDNQWRPNNNWASSMWIVSGAYLRLKNVQLAYNLPKSIGGRWGLSNAKIYLAGMNLLTFSEFKYLDPEAPSVSNGYYPQQKTYSMGLSVTF
- a CDS encoding ROK family transcriptional regulator, with amino-acid sequence MKTIVEILSPLKEGITFSNAVLYKTAQLKQDIIFYLIKKERATIAELSQHTKTSIPKINETVNELIHEGIILDHGKILNGVGRKPNIYGLNPDCAYFLSVEATRQHINIAIVNFLEEPIHTQRDIPFTLENTDECFERLCSIIEEFLSIPDFDRTKTIGMGLNLIGRINQKSGNSYTYFNFENQPLSEVLESRFQIPVFIENDTRAMAYGEYAKGVIEEEKNVLFINLDEGIGMGIIIDGILYSGKSGFAGEFGHMPILHNDILCHCGKKGCLETEASGLTLIQQTKHAIRQGTTTILTDHIHHVEDIKLVHIIDAALHDDMLAIDLISKAGERIGKGLAILLNIFNPELVVLGGRVALSGPIVLLPILSAINKFSPNLVNGDTQFKMSSLGEEAGLIGGALLVRNKLLSIEQ
- a CDS encoding RagB/SusD family nutrient uptake outer membrane protein, producing the protein MKKYSIYLITITVMLLGTSCNDFLLPEPTDRYSENVAFSSETNAKLYVNSFYPILNHYGLFGSAYIGGNMYTDGLTDIMKTAGSTIGSNGASANIYATNPSLITPDQNSLDIWSNAYYYIRLINEFLTGLEKSSLPATAKTNLSAEARFFRGYLYFLLMRNHGSVIALTELTTTPNNPRTTEAEGWDVVQADLDYAAKNLQAVATDVGRITKGAAYAMQSRAMLYAQRWQAAYDAAVEVEELDTYSLNPAYQSAFGSYFNGNKEAILEFRYSFPQLTHSFDAIVSPGGDDNLYQFGGDVQPTQELVELYEKAGGGKVNWDAWHGDIIASTPPWATLEPRFHATVLYNGATWKGRTIETFVNGRDGWTAYPPAGGSNRGASVTGYFLRKNLDEGHADLVNIASAQTLVEIRLAEVYLNFAEAAYHLDKITDANKALKEVRGRVGLPELNLSGASLLAQIKKERTIELAGEGQHYWDLRRWKDAESTLTGKYVHGIKITGEANSFRYTYIRCDDTPRQFPAKLYSFPIQSSELINNPACKQIQGW